In the genome of Falsirhodobacter halotolerans, one region contains:
- the smpB gene encoding SsrA-binding protein SmpB gives MTKSDPNSKLISENRRARFDYAIEDDLEAGIMLLGSEVKSLRQGGSNIADSYASVEDGELWLINGYIAPYLQAKTWGHEERRRRKLLVNRRELGRLWSATRRDGMTIVPLKLYFNEKGVVKLKLGIAKGKKLADKRQTSAKRDWDRQKQRLLKQGH, from the coding sequence ATGACCAAATCCGATCCGAACAGCAAGCTGATTTCCGAAAACCGCCGCGCGCGGTTCGATTACGCCATCGAGGATGACCTGGAGGCGGGGATCATGCTTCTGGGGTCCGAGGTGAAATCCCTGCGCCAGGGTGGGTCCAACATCGCCGACAGCTATGCCAGCGTCGAGGATGGGGAGCTGTGGCTGATCAACGGCTATATCGCGCCCTACCTTCAGGCCAAGACCTGGGGGCATGAGGAACGCCGCCGGCGCAAGCTCTTGGTGAACCGGCGCGAACTGGGCCGGTTGTGGTCGGCCACGCGGCGCGACGGCATGACGATCGTGCCGCTGAAGCTCTATTTCAATGAAAAGGGCGTGGTGAAGCTGAAGCTGGGGATCGCCAAGGGCAAGAAGCTGGCCGACAAGCGCCAAACCTCGGCCAAGCGGGATTGGGACCGCCAGAA